A portion of the Actinomycetota bacterium genome contains these proteins:
- a CDS encoding AI-2E family transporter — MPDERPPPAPRAGTPGDAGQPTEADRPAAPDPPADPDPPAPAAPDPPAPGADQPADAAREEEAGERRAIGEAVRSWGTTAWAIVGLAAAGAVLLWVAWVVRVVFAPLLLAGVIVLLLNPLVTAMERRRLPRVAATALLYLGGLALFALMVVSVIPVVQGQVEEFRAQWPEVQDRVEGWVVGLEEDLRGTPLEFSREDLGAQVNGPVTDRLSQLWRAGDRLVGIIIVLVTGPVIAFYLLADLPGVRSRLRALVPARARSEVTMLGRRLHAVVGGFVRGQIIVAAIVGVLTAVGLALIGLPFWALLGAIAGVADLVPLVGPFVGGVPAVVVALVTRDVMTAVWAVVVMVAVQQLESQLISPLVLHRTVKLHPAAVLLALLIGASLGGILGMLVAAPTAAALKVVAGHLWSVHVLGEPVDQRSE; from the coding sequence GTGCCTGACGAGCGCCCCCCGCCGGCCCCGCGGGCGGGTACACCGGGCGACGCCGGCCAGCCGACCGAAGCCGACCGGCCCGCCGCCCCCGACCCGCCCGCCGACCCCGACCCGCCTGCTCCCGCGGCCCCCGACCCGCCTGCTCCCGGCGCCGACCAGCCTGCGGACGCCGCCCGGGAGGAGGAGGCGGGGGAGCGGCGGGCCATCGGGGAGGCGGTGCGGTCGTGGGGGACGACGGCGTGGGCGATCGTGGGCTTGGCCGCGGCCGGTGCCGTCCTGTTGTGGGTGGCCTGGGTCGTCCGGGTGGTGTTCGCCCCGTTGCTGCTGGCCGGGGTCATCGTCCTGCTGCTCAACCCGTTGGTCACCGCGATGGAACGGCGGAGGTTGCCGCGGGTGGCGGCCACCGCCCTGCTCTACCTCGGGGGCTTGGCCCTGTTCGCCCTCATGGTGGTCTCGGTCATCCCCGTGGTCCAGGGCCAGGTCGAGGAGTTCAGGGCCCAGTGGCCCGAGGTGCAGGACCGGGTCGAGGGGTGGGTGGTGGGCTTGGAGGAGGACCTACGGGGCACGCCCCTGGAGTTCTCCCGCGAGGACCTGGGGGCGCAGGTGAACGGTCCCGTGACCGACCGGTTGTCGCAGCTGTGGAGAGCCGGGGACCGCCTGGTGGGGATCATCATCGTGCTGGTCACCGGGCCGGTGATCGCCTTCTACCTCCTGGCCGACCTGCCCGGCGTCCGGTCGCGGTTGCGGGCCCTGGTGCCGGCGCGGGCCCGGTCGGAGGTGACGATGCTGGGCCGGCGCCTGCACGCCGTGGTCGGGGGGTTCGTGCGGGGACAGATCATCGTGGCCGCCATCGTGGGGGTGCTGACGGCGGTCGGCCTGGCTCTCATCGGGCTGCCCTTCTGGGCCCTGCTGGGCGCCATCGCCGGGGTGGCCGACCTCGTGCCCCTGGTCGGCCCGTTCGTGGGCGGCGTCCCGGCGGTGGTGGTCGCCCTCGTGACCCGGGACGTCATGACGGCCGTCTGGGCCGTGGTGGTGATGGTCGCTGTCCAGCAGCTCGAGAGCCAGTTGATCAGCCCCCTGGTGCTGCACCGCACGGTCAAGCTCCACCCCGCGGCCGTGCTGCTGGCCCTGCTCATCGGGGCCAGCCTGGGCGGCATCCTGGGCATGCTGGTGGCCGCCCCCACGGCCGCCGCCCTCAAGGTGGTGGCCGGCCACCTCTGGTCGGTCCACGTGCTGGGCGAACCGGTGGATCAGCGCAGCGAGTGA
- a CDS encoding 4Fe-4S dicluster domain-containing protein has translation MSALEAACQTRGRVGFFTDTSICIGCKACEVACKEWNGVPETLAQMTGHSYDNTGALGADAWRHVAFVEQSGPGGARWLMSSDVCKHCTEAACLEVCPTGSLFRTEFGTVVVQEDICNGCGYCVPACPFGVIDQRKGDGRVWKCTLCYDRLRGDLEPACSKACPTGSIEFGLLDELRGRATERLGELAERGVEGARLYGHDAGDGVGGAGAFFLLLDEPEVYGLPPAPATATRRLGEMWTAAAGAAAVLAALAAWAVRGGRS, from the coding sequence GTGAGCGCCCTGGAGGCGGCGTGCCAGACGAGGGGCCGGGTGGGGTTCTTCACCGACACGTCGATCTGTATCGGGTGCAAGGCATGCGAGGTGGCCTGCAAGGAGTGGAACGGCGTGCCCGAGACGCTCGCCCAGATGACCGGCCACTCCTACGACAACACGGGCGCTCTCGGGGCCGACGCCTGGCGCCACGTGGCCTTCGTCGAGCAGAGCGGGCCCGGGGGCGCCCGCTGGCTGATGAGCTCGGACGTGTGCAAGCACTGCACCGAGGCCGCCTGCCTGGAGGTGTGCCCGACGGGTTCGTTGTTCCGCACCGAGTTCGGCACGGTCGTGGTTCAGGAGGACATCTGCAATGGCTGTGGTTACTGCGTGCCCGCCTGTCCCTTCGGGGTTATCGACCAGCGCAAGGGCGACGGCCGGGTGTGGAAGTGCACCCTCTGCTACGACCGCCTGCGGGGCGACCTCGAACCGGCGTGCTCCAAGGCGTGCCCCACCGGTTCGATCGAGTTCGGCCTGCTCGACGAGCTGCGCGGCCGGGCGACCGAGCGCCTCGGCGAACTGGCCGAGCGGGGCGTCGAGGGCGCCCGCCTGTACGGCCACGACGCCGGCGACGGCGTGGGCGGGGCGGGCGCCTTCTTCCTGCTGCTCGACGAACCCGAGGTCTACGGCCTGCCGCCCGCGCCGGCCACGGCCACTCGCCGGCTGGGGGAGATGTGGACGGCAGCCGCCGGGGCAGCCGCCGTCCTGGCCGCCCTGGCCGCCTGGGCCGTGCGGGGTGGCCGCTCGTGA
- the fdh gene encoding formate dehydrogenase has product MGLSGTAASPRSQHLAPRTATAGSVARSICPYCAVGCGQLVYTADGEVTQIEGDPDSPISRGRLCPKGAASRELVAGPAREYKVRYRRPHGTEWEDLALDRAMDMIADRVIAARRAGWQERDADGHRLGRTLGFAQLGGATLDNEENYLIKKLATALGAVQVENQARIUHSSTVPGLGTSFGRGGATTFQQDLQNSDVVLIQGSNMAECHPVGFQWVMEAKARGATVIHVDPRFTRTSAMADLYVPLRAGTDIAFLGGIVNYILENGREFRDYVVAYTNAAAIVRDDFGDTEDLDGLFSGFDPETGTYQVGSWQYEGVVVGAAAGHREVHAATEDETGGHGAALEQGEPPRTDPTLEHPRCVFQLLKRHFSRYTPEMVERTCGVRRDLFIEVAERLCENSGPERTGAFVYSVGWTQHTVGVQYIRTASIIQLLLGNVGRPGGGVLALRGHASIQGSTDIPTLFDILPGYLPMVRAGELDSHEAYVEASASTAGYWADMDAYFVSLMKAWWGEHATEANGWCFDYLPRIDGDHSVYRTVLDMAEGKVKGFVLNGENPAVGSANGRLHRLAMARLDWLVVRDLFEIESATFWKDGPEIETGEMATEDIATEVFFLPAAAHVEKDGSFTNTQRLLQWHEKAVETRGDCRSDLWFHYHLGRLVREKLAGSTDPVDRPVLDLTWDYPTHGPHDEPLAEAVLAEINGWDAQGRPLSAPTELRADGSTACGCWIYCGCYRDGVNQTNRRKPASEQDWVAPEWGWAWPGDRRLLYNRASARPDGQPWSERKRYVWWDEALGRWTGHDTPDFPVTKPPGFEPPPGARGAEALRGDDPFIMQADGKGWLFAPSGLKDGPLPVHYEPHESPFSNPLYRQSANPARVQHRHRHNPTNTRPRETDADPYPFVMTTYRLTEHHTAGAMSRFLGRLSELMPEMFCEVSPQLAGLRGLENGGWATIVSSRSAIEARVLVTDRLPPLVVDGRTVHQVGLPYHWGTAGLSRGDSANDLFPVVLDPNVHIQEVKAATCDVRPGRRPRGPALRRLVEDG; this is encoded by the coding sequence CTGGGGCTGTCGGGCACGGCCGCCTCCCCTCGCTCACAGCACCTCGCGCCCCGCACGGCCACGGCCGGCTCGGTGGCCCGGTCGATCTGCCCCTACTGCGCGGTGGGCTGTGGCCAACTCGTCTACACCGCCGACGGCGAGGTGACCCAGATCGAGGGCGATCCCGACAGCCCCATCTCCCGCGGGCGGCTGTGCCCCAAGGGGGCGGCGTCGCGGGAGCTGGTGGCCGGGCCGGCCCGCGAGTACAAGGTCCGCTACCGCCGCCCCCACGGCACCGAGTGGGAGGACCTGGCCCTCGACCGGGCCATGGACATGATCGCCGACCGGGTCATCGCCGCCCGCCGGGCGGGCTGGCAGGAGCGCGACGCCGACGGCCACCGCCTCGGGCGCACCCTGGGGTTCGCCCAGCTCGGCGGGGCCACCCTCGACAACGAGGAGAACTACCTGATCAAGAAGCTGGCGACCGCTCTGGGGGCCGTCCAGGTCGAGAACCAGGCCCGGATATGACACTCGTCCACCGTCCCCGGTCTGGGGACATCGTTCGGCAGGGGAGGGGCCACCACCTTCCAGCAGGACCTTCAGAACTCCGACGTTGTGCTCATCCAGGGGTCGAACATGGCCGAGTGCCACCCGGTCGGGTTCCAGTGGGTCATGGAGGCCAAGGCCCGGGGCGCCACGGTCATCCATGTCGACCCGCGCTTCACCCGCACCAGCGCCATGGCCGACCTCTACGTACCCCTGCGGGCCGGCACCGATATCGCCTTCTTGGGCGGCATCGTCAACTACATCCTGGAGAACGGGCGCGAGTTCCGCGACTACGTGGTGGCCTACACCAACGCGGCGGCCATCGTGCGGGACGACTTCGGTGACACCGAGGACCTCGACGGGCTGTTCTCGGGGTTCGACCCCGAGACCGGCACCTACCAGGTGGGCTCGTGGCAGTACGAGGGGGTGGTGGTCGGAGCGGCCGCCGGCCACCGCGAGGTCCACGCGGCCACCGAGGACGAGACGGGCGGTCACGGAGCGGCTCTCGAACAAGGCGAGCCCCCCCGGACCGACCCCACTCTCGAGCACCCCCGGTGCGTGTTCCAGCTCCTCAAGCGCCACTTCAGCCGTTACACGCCCGAGATGGTGGAGAGGACGTGCGGTGTCAGGCGCGACCTGTTCATCGAGGTGGCCGAGCGCCTGTGCGAGAACTCGGGGCCCGAGCGCACGGGAGCATTCGTCTACTCGGTGGGCTGGACCCAGCACACCGTGGGCGTGCAGTACATCCGCACCGCCTCGATAATCCAGCTCCTGCTGGGGAACGTGGGCCGGCCCGGGGGCGGCGTGCTGGCCCTGCGGGGCCACGCCAGCATCCAGGGTTCCACCGACATCCCCACGCTCTTCGACATCCTGCCCGGCTACCTGCCCATGGTCCGGGCCGGCGAGCTCGACAGCCACGAGGCCTACGTGGAGGCCAGCGCCTCGACGGCCGGCTACTGGGCCGACATGGACGCCTACTTCGTGAGCCTCATGAAGGCGTGGTGGGGCGAGCACGCCACCGAGGCCAATGGTTGGTGCTTCGACTACCTGCCCCGCATCGACGGCGACCACTCGGTCTACCGCACGGTGCTCGACATGGCCGAGGGCAAGGTCAAAGGGTTCGTGCTCAACGGCGAGAACCCGGCTGTCGGCTCGGCCAACGGCCGGCTCCACCGTCTGGCCATGGCCCGTCTCGACTGGCTGGTGGTGCGCGACCTGTTCGAGATCGAGAGCGCCACCTTCTGGAAGGACGGTCCCGAGATCGAGACCGGCGAGATGGCCACCGAGGACATCGCCACCGAGGTCTTCTTCCTTCCCGCGGCTGCCCACGTGGAGAAGGACGGGAGCTTCACCAACACCCAGCGCCTCCTGCAGTGGCACGAGAAGGCGGTGGAGACCCGGGGCGACTGCCGCTCGGACCTGTGGTTCCACTACCACCTGGGGCGGCTCGTGCGCGAGAAGCTGGCGGGTTCCACCGACCCGGTCGACCGGCCCGTGCTCGATCTCACATGGGACTACCCGACCCACGGCCCCCACGACGAGCCCCTGGCCGAGGCCGTGCTGGCCGAGATCAACGGCTGGGACGCCCAGGGGCGCCCCCTGTCGGCCCCCACGGAGCTGAGGGCCGATGGTTCCACGGCGTGCGGCTGCTGGATCTACTGCGGCTGCTACCGCGACGGCGTCAACCAGACCAATCGCCGCAAACCGGCGTCGGAGCAGGACTGGGTTGCGCCCGAGTGGGGCTGGGCCTGGCCCGGGGACCGCCGGCTGCTCTACAACCGGGCGTCGGCCCGGCCCGATGGCCAGCCCTGGTCGGAGCGCAAGCGCTACGTCTGGTGGGACGAGGCCCTGGGCCGCTGGACGGGCCACGACACCCCGGACTTCCCGGTGACCAAGCCCCCGGGGTTCGAGCCCCCGCCCGGTGCCCGGGGGGCCGAGGCCTTGCGGGGCGACGACCCCTTCATCATGCAGGCCGACGGCAAGGGCTGGCTGTTCGCCCCCAGCGGGCTCAAGGACGGGCCGCTGCCGGTCCACTACGAACCGCACGAGTCGCCGTTCTCCAACCCTCTCTACCGCCAGTCCGCCAATCCCGCCCGCGTGCAGCACCGCCACCGCCACAACCCGACCAACACCCGGCCCCGGGAGACCGACGCCGACCCCTACCCGTTCGTGATGACGACCTACCGGCTCACCGAACACCACACGGCCGGGGCCATGAGCCGGTTCCTGGGCCGGCTCAGCGAGCTGATGCCCGAGATGTTCTGCGAGGTGAGCCCTCAACTGGCCGGCTTGCGGGGCCTGGAGAACGGCGGCTGGGCCACCATCGTCTCGTCCCGCAGCGCCATCGAGGCGCGGGTGCTGGTCACCGATCGGCTGCCCCCGCTGGTGGTCGACGGGCGGACGGTCCACCAGGTGGGCCTGCCGTACCACTGGGGGACGGCGGGCCTTAGCCGGGGCGACTCGGCCAACGACCTGTTTCCGGTGGTGCTCGACCCCAACGTCCACATCCAGGAGGTCAAGGCGGCCACGTGCGACGTCCGCCCCGGCCGCCGGCCCCGGGGGCCGGCCCTGCGCCGCCTGGTGGAGGACGGGTGA
- the nrfD gene encoding NrfD/PsrC family molybdoenzyme membrane anchor subunit: MVKRPVWKPEVPWYFFTGGLAGASSVLALAARVSGDRALAASARRAAAAGALVSPVLLVADLGVPSRFLNMLRVFRPTSPLNLGSWLLCAYVPSAVGAAALGERAGWPVLGTLADLAAAAGGLGIATYPAVLVADTATPVWHEARRELPFVFASAAAATAGAAALATAPAPSRPTARRMVVAATVVELAAVSVMDRHLGPLAHPYHEGRSGRFHKAARVSAVSGAVLAAAAGHRRAPAVAAAALVMAGALCERWAVFTAGWQSAARPEDTIGPQRSRAGAGHGA, encoded by the coding sequence GTGGTCAAGCGGCCGGTGTGGAAGCCGGAGGTGCCCTGGTACTTCTTCACCGGAGGCCTGGCCGGGGCCTCGTCGGTCCTGGCCCTGGCGGCCCGGGTGTCCGGAGACCGGGCCCTGGCCGCGTCGGCCCGGCGGGCGGCAGCGGCCGGCGCCCTCGTCAGCCCCGTCCTTCTGGTGGCCGACCTAGGCGTCCCCAGCCGGTTCCTCAACATGCTGCGCGTCTTCCGCCCGACCTCGCCCCTCAACCTGGGGAGCTGGCTGCTGTGCGCCTACGTCCCGTCGGCGGTGGGGGCCGCCGCCCTGGGGGAGCGGGCTGGCTGGCCCGTGCTCGGCACGTTGGCCGACCTTGCGGCCGCGGCCGGCGGTCTGGGCATCGCCACCTACCCGGCGGTGCTGGTGGCTGACACCGCCACCCCGGTCTGGCACGAGGCCCGGCGTGAGCTGCCCTTCGTGTTCGCGTCGGCCGCCGCGGCCACCGCCGGGGCCGCGGCCCTCGCCACCGCACCGGCACCTTCAAGGCCGACCGCCCGGCGGATGGTGGTGGCCGCGACGGTCGTCGAACTGGCGGCCGTCTCGGTCATGGACCGCCACCTGGGCCCGCTGGCCCACCCCTACCACGAGGGCCGTTCAGGCCGCTTCCACAAGGCGGCGCGGGTGTCGGCGGTGAGCGGGGCCGTCTTGGCCGCGGCCGCGGGACACCGCCGGGCCCCGGCGGTGGCGGCCGCCGCTCTGGTGATGGCCGGGGCCCTCTGCGAGCGCTGGGCGGTGTTCACCGCCGGCTGGCAGTCGGCCGCCCGCCCCGAGGACACGATCGGTCCCCAGCGCTCACGGGCCGGCGCCGGCCATGGTGCCTGA
- a CDS encoding c-type cytochrome, whose translation MPVRDAGRAVAAVAAWVALALAGGACTDARGARPLSTGLGDPPRGREAIAAYGCGACHTIPGVRGADSFVGPPLTAFGRRSFVAGHLPNTAENLVAWLRDPQAVRPGTAMPDLGVTEADALDIAAYLHSLR comes from the coding sequence GTGCCGGTGAGGGACGCGGGCCGGGCCGTCGCGGCGGTGGCCGCCTGGGTGGCCCTGGCGCTGGCCGGTGGAGCGTGTACCGACGCCCGGGGTGCGCGGCCCCTGAGCACCGGCCTGGGCGACCCGCCCCGGGGCCGGGAGGCCATCGCCGCCTACGGCTGCGGGGCGTGCCACACGATCCCCGGGGTGCGCGGCGCGGACAGCTTCGTCGGCCCGCCCCTGACCGCCTTCGGGCGCCGGTCGTTCGTGGCCGGCCACCTCCCCAACACGGCCGAGAACCTGGTGGCCTGGCTGCGTGACCCCCAGGCCGTCAGACCGGGCACGGCCATGCCCGACCTGGGGGTGACCGAAGCCGACGCCCTCGACATCGCCGCCTACCTTCACTCGCTGCGCTGA
- the ctaD gene encoding cytochrome c oxidase subunit I: MAVTSPPGPPAGPPEPAGQAPPDELEKAWTGPPGFLGWLSAVNHKDIGKRFVVTAFIFLLVGGAEALLLRLQLGTAESSLLSPELYNQIFTMHGTTMMFLFAVPILEGLAMYLVPLKIGTRDMPFPRLNAFGYWCYLFGGVLLHWSFLTGSVPDGGWFAYTPLSGPEFSPGSSLDYWLLGVTFVEVSGIVGALELLVLILKQRAPGMSLSRMPLFVWSVLVMSAMMLLAFPAVIAGTVLLEIERKFGVPFYDPGGGGNPLLWQHLFWIFGHPEVYIMLVPATGIVSAVVAVHTRRPVVAYPLVVASLVAIGILSFGLWAHHMFTVGLPALVLMLFAVASIFIAVPSGVQVFAWIATIWHGRPRWDTPLLFVVGFLVIFVLGGITGVMVAAAPFDFQAHDSYFVVAHFHYVLLGGVLFPVFAGLHHWFPKLTGRRPSERAGKIAFWSIFAGFNVTFFPQHFLGLLGMPRRVYTYHSGLGWEGYNLVSTAGAFLLAAGVAVFAWNLAWNWRRGPAAGDDPWGGDSLEWATASPPPPYNFRSMPLVGSRTPRWEPGDPGLSPEVEAAVARLSEPTAGRREQLRTSAIDAVPQAVFTVPGPTYWPLVSAAALAVVLVGILVESVVIGAAGLAGAVVALVGWLAPRPTETEALAEGTTWPEQEMPSPGHRGRPEAWHGTVFGAASLGAVLGALLYAYFYLSVTVDRWPPPGTALPGLGLPAVATAVLMLAVLPLRRALPSAGPDAAGRARMGLRALVAIGAAFVVVDAAALRASGLAIDAHAYDGIFITLHGFFLCLLAPGVIMAAVLDYRLGHGEYDSQAHAGVQVVTVWWWFLLLSWSAVAGTLYLGPRLL, encoded by the coding sequence GTGGCCGTCACCTCACCCCCCGGGCCTCCCGCGGGACCGCCGGAGCCGGCCGGACAGGCGCCGCCCGACGAGCTGGAGAAGGCCTGGACGGGCCCACCCGGGTTCCTCGGCTGGCTGAGCGCGGTCAACCACAAGGACATCGGCAAGCGCTTCGTCGTCACCGCCTTCATCTTCCTGCTCGTGGGTGGGGCCGAGGCCCTGCTGCTGCGGCTCCAACTGGGCACGGCCGAGTCGTCGTTGCTGTCCCCCGAGCTCTACAACCAGATCTTCACGATGCACGGCACGACGATGATGTTCCTGTTCGCCGTGCCCATCCTCGAGGGCCTGGCCATGTACCTCGTGCCGCTCAAGATCGGCACCCGCGACATGCCGTTCCCCCGGCTCAACGCCTTCGGCTACTGGTGCTACCTGTTCGGCGGGGTGCTGCTGCACTGGAGCTTCCTGACGGGGTCCGTGCCCGACGGGGGGTGGTTCGCCTACACACCCTTGTCAGGCCCGGAGTTCTCCCCCGGGAGCAGCCTCGACTACTGGCTGCTGGGGGTCACGTTCGTCGAGGTCTCGGGGATCGTGGGAGCGCTCGAACTGCTGGTGCTGATCCTCAAGCAGCGGGCGCCGGGGATGTCGCTGAGCCGCATGCCCCTGTTCGTGTGGAGCGTGCTGGTCATGTCGGCCATGATGCTGCTCGCCTTCCCGGCCGTGATCGCCGGCACCGTGCTGCTGGAGATCGAGCGCAAGTTCGGCGTCCCGTTCTACGACCCCGGCGGGGGCGGCAACCCCCTGCTGTGGCAGCACCTGTTCTGGATCTTCGGCCACCCCGAGGTCTACATCATGCTGGTCCCGGCCACGGGCATCGTCTCGGCGGTGGTAGCCGTCCACACCCGGCGCCCGGTGGTGGCCTACCCCCTGGTGGTCGCCTCCCTGGTCGCCATCGGGATCCTCAGCTTCGGGTTGTGGGCGCACCACATGTTCACGGTCGGGCTGCCCGCCCTGGTCCTCATGCTGTTCGCGGTGGCCAGCATCTTCATCGCCGTCCCCAGCGGCGTGCAGGTGTTCGCGTGGATCGCCACCATCTGGCACGGCCGGCCCCGGTGGGACACCCCCCTGCTGTTCGTCGTCGGCTTCCTGGTGATCTTCGTGCTCGGGGGGATAACCGGGGTCATGGTGGCGGCTGCACCCTTTGACTTCCAGGCCCACGACAGCTACTTCGTGGTGGCCCACTTCCACTACGTGCTGCTGGGCGGCGTGCTGTTCCCGGTGTTCGCCGGCCTCCACCACTGGTTCCCCAAGCTGACCGGGCGGCGGCCGAGCGAGCGAGCCGGCAAGATCGCCTTCTGGTCCATCTTCGCGGGGTTCAACGTGACGTTCTTCCCCCAGCACTTCCTGGGCCTGCTGGGCATGCCCCGGCGGGTCTACACGTACCACTCGGGCCTCGGGTGGGAGGGCTACAACCTGGTGTCGACAGCCGGGGCCTTCCTGCTGGCCGCGGGCGTGGCCGTGTTCGCCTGGAACCTGGCGTGGAACTGGCGGCGGGGCCCGGCTGCGGGCGACGACCCTTGGGGCGGCGACTCGCTGGAGTGGGCCACGGCCTCGCCGCCGCCGCCCTACAACTTCCGGTCAATGCCCCTGGTGGGGAGCCGCACGCCGAGGTGGGAGCCGGGCGACCCCGGGCTCAGCCCCGAGGTCGAGGCGGCGGTCGCCCGGCTGTCCGAGCCCACCGCCGGCCGGCGCGAACAGCTACGGACTTCGGCCATCGACGCCGTGCCCCAGGCCGTCTTCACCGTGCCGGGCCCGACCTACTGGCCGCTGGTCAGCGCGGCCGCCCTCGCCGTCGTGCTGGTGGGCATCCTGGTCGAGTCGGTGGTGATCGGCGCGGCCGGATTGGCGGGCGCGGTCGTGGCCTTGGTCGGTTGGCTGGCACCGCGGCCCACCGAGACCGAGGCCCTGGCCGAGGGAACGACGTGGCCCGAGCAGGAGATGCCCTCGCCCGGCCATCGGGGCCGGCCCGAGGCCTGGCACGGGACCGTCTTCGGGGCGGCCAGCCTGGGGGCCGTCCTCGGCGCGCTCCTCTACGCCTACTTCTACCTGAGCGTGACCGTCGACCGCTGGCCGCCGCCGGGCACGGCCCTACCGGGGCTGGGCCTGCCGGCGGTGGCCACGGCCGTGCTCATGCTGGCCGTCTTGCCCCTGCGCCGGGCCCTGCCGTCGGCCGGGCCCGATGCCGCAGGGCGGGCCCGGATGGGCCTACGGGCGCTGGTCGCCATCGGGGCCGCCTTCGTGGTGGTCGACGCCGCCGCCCTGCGGGCCAGCGGGCTGGCCATCGACGCCCACGCCTACGACGGGATCTTCATCACCCTGCACGGCTTCTTCCTCTGCCTGCTGGCGCCCGGGGTGATCATGGCCGCGGTGCTGGATTACCGCCTGGGCCACGGCGAGTACGACAGCCAGGCCCACGCCGGGGTGCAGGTGGTGACCGTGTGGTGGTGGTTCCTCCTGCTGTCGTGGTCGGCCGTGGCCGGAACCCTCTACCTCGGGCCTCGGCTGCTGTGA